AAACTTACTGACACCAACATGAAAGCTAAAGAGCTGAGGTACACTGTAGCAATTATGCCTAAAATGAAAATACAAAATACGGTAGTCTTACCTCCCCGGCGGGAAAGCCTGTCAAATAAAAGAGGAAAAGTGGCGCCACTCCGCTCAAAAATTCAACAACCCCGCTCTTTCCTACAGCCACGTGTCCCTCACACCTCCCCCACCAATAGAAACCCGCCTCTTCATATAAATCCCCCACACTCCACAGTCCACACCACCTCTTCACACTTCTCTAACCGCACACTTCCCAATGGCTTCAGATTCCGGTACCCGCCGCGACGGCGTCGTTTCGCCTGCGAACAAGAACCCCCTCACCTTTCACCTCCAGAAGCTCGGCCTCGAGCTCACTTGCCCTCTCTGGTTCGTAATCCCTTTCCTCCTCTCTCTGTCTTCGATTCCATCAGAATCGAACAGATCTTTGATTTTCGGAGTCTGAATCTTTGATTTCCGTTGTTGAATTGCAGCATGGGGTTTTTCAACCGGCCGACATTGCTGCCGTGCAATCACATCTTCTGCAAGTGCGTCTCTTTCTTATTTGACCTAATTTGATTAATCTGATTCTCGAAGTTCTTATCTTCTGTTTGGATTTACCTGCAGCGGCTGTGTGCCTAATCGGAACAATTTCGGAGCAGAGTGTCCTCTGTGTAATATTCAAGTTCTTGGCGAAGGTATGTGTGTTTTAGCCATCAATTAGGGTTTTGTGGTTGGAAATGGTAATTTTTCCCTAAAAGTGAATTGATTTGGGTTTGGAGTTGTTATCTTGATCTAATTAGGTTTCTGTGGTGGGAAATAGTAATTTTACATCGAGCCGGTTTCACATGGAGTGAGTTTTATCGTCATATGTGCATAGTATGAAGGGATTCCTGGAAATGGAGCCCCATTTGATTTTGATATATAATGAAATTGAAATGATTGATTGCTTTAGGGTGTAACAATGAATACATAAGTAGTCAAGGTTATTTTGAGAGTTTAGGTGATATTGTAGGAATGTGTTTTCAGAAGGCATTATCTAGGACAGCTCTTTATATGGGTGAGCAAAATGAGGAAGACAAATTCTTTTTGATGCAAATGGGGAAGCCTGTTTTCGAAATAGAGTTGTTACTTCAGAGTGTGCCTAGACTGTATCTCTTGGGTTTGTGGTCTGAAAGCTTTAGGTCTGAAATGATATATGACCCTAATGAAGCTTTAAATGGTTATTATATGTTTGGGCAGGGTTTGTGATCAAACAGTGTTAGCCGTTAGGTCTTGTTTCATGGCTGATATTCCTTATTAGATACCAAAAAAGTGTTTGGGGGAAACTTAAATTATCTCTCTTATAAAAGGAAAAAGAATATATAATTCCTTTCTGATGCAATGATTTTCTGGGATGATAGATCTGAGGCATGCGCCTTTTATGGAAAGCATAGTAGCAATCTACAAAGGCATGAAGGCCACGTACTGTACCAGCTCCTCCCCGCCTATATCTTCAGGTACAACATCTCAATAAACACACTTTGGAACTCCCCCACCCTCCCTGCTAATGTTCATACTTAATCAGGGGCTAATCATTGAAGCTTTGAATATATATCATTGCAGATGTTAGAACAGATTTGGCTCGCCCAGTTTCACAGGATGTCAGTTTTACTGGGAAAACAACGACTAAAGAACCGTTTGACAATTTCCAAGAGGGTACCATTTTTTCATCAAGGGGTAATAACCGAGTTTGGGTTCCATGTAGTCGGAAAGATTCTGTGACAGTTGGAATTGGCAAGAATGAGAAAGTAGATACCTGTAGCATGCCGATAGATGGTAACAGTGAAGAATTTGACTTGGGTACAGGACATCAATTTAATGGTGAGGTAGATCACAAGTCACCATTACCAAGTTCTCAAATAAGATCTGTAACAATGGATGAGTGTATGACTGCAGAAAGAGACATGAATCCTGTAGTGCATTCGTTGCTGGATAGTCCTCCTTCATTTGGTGATCCCAGAGGTTCAGATAATGATAATAGCTTTTACCAGCGCTCTGAGCAAGTAAGAATTGTCTAGCTTCTGTATTTCCTTTTCATAAGTCAGTGCAAATCAGCATTAATCCTTTGCATCATATATAGAAGTAATGTTTTTGTCCAAATGCTATAAAAGTATGAAAATTTCATCTTGACAGATTCTTGATAAATTTATGTTGGAATTTGAATGTGTGAGTCTTGAAATCATACTGTTTATATCCTTTTCATGATTTTATTTTTCCTTTCAGATTTCAGACAGTTCTTTGATCAGGGGGTCAATTAGGAAAATTGATGATAGAACAGGGCAGATGAGGCTGGATAGTTCGGCATCTGATACTGATGGTCATTTGAGGGAACTCAAAAGACAAAAGAAACTGGACTATGGACCAGTCTCAGGGTCTAATTCTGAGCTGAAACTTGGAACAACTTCTAACGAGTCTTCCACAATTAACACCATTTGTGCCTTTTGCCATTCTTCCACAATCTCAGAGGTTAGTTTCTCTCATACACACACACATGCTAATCTCAGTGTCTTTTTGTATACATGTCAAAAAGTTTAACTCACTATGATGAGTGAAATCATTCAGGTCACTGGGCCAATGTTGCACTATTCCAAGGGGAAATTGGTGGAGGGAGATGCGGCAACTGTTTCAGATGTCATACATGTTCACAGGATATGCATTAATTGGTATGTTCAAGCAGTATTTGTGACGGTGTTTGTTTACAATAGTTATGAATAGGGCTTTTGTTCAATTTAATAGTCTCACAAATATAATGCTGGGTTTATAATAAATAATCTAAAATGCTTCTTCAGCAGGGTTATAAATTAAAATCCTATTATCATTATGATCTTTTTTATATTGTATGTTTTTCAGTTACTTTGTCATGATTTATTATTTCAATTCAATATCAATCAAATATGACATGTAGCTATATATTTTCAGATATGCAAGCCTGATCTAATTTTTAATCTGTTATGAATTTTAGTTTCTATTGGATATGCTTCAGTGTTTTCTTCTCCTAAATGTAAAATGGATCCTTTTGAAATAAGTTAATTATTTGGTTCTGCATCCTTTTGACCTTGGAAGTCTATATACTATGTTTCATTTTATTTGAAAGGGAAAAGATGGACCAATATGTCCAAATCTGGTTTGAGAATATTGGTTCAGGGTCAATAATTTAGTACTTTAGAAAGATTGATATTTCTGGCTTACCTGATTGCTTTTAAAATTGTATGCTACTAAAAAAAATATCATGGATTTGTCATGGATTTTGAACTGCAGGGCACCTCAAGTGTACTATAAAGATGATACCATAAAAAATTTGAAGGCTGAAGTGACAAGGGGTGCAAAACTAAAATGCACTAAATGTGGGATAAAGGGAGCAGCATTGGGATGCTATGTAAAATCCTGCCGAAGAAGCTACCATGTTACCTGTGCAATTGAAATTTCTAAGTGTCGTTGGGATTATGTATGTTACATGCTTTATATGCTTTACTATGTCGTTTTGCTAGTTTTAAGTCTCTCTTTGAGACTGAGCCCTTAAAGTATATTTTGTGTGTTTTGGCTTGTTACAGGAAAACTTTCTGCTGCTGTGTCCAGCACATACGACAGATAGATTTCCCAATGAGAAGTTGAATCGTAACAAGAACAAGTATGACATCATTATCTCAGCAGTGTTTACTGTTTAGTTGAGCAGATATTTTTCTGTCTTGGTGCCACAAAATGTTAATTTTGTGATTTTGACTGGTAGCTCTTCAAGCTAGTCTATCTACTTACAACATTAAGTCAACAAAAGGAAGATGCTAGGAAAATGTTTCTTTGCATGCGGTTACTTTGTAGTCAGATGGTAGTAGCTTGTCAATGGTTAATCTAATTCCCTACTTTCTTTCAATCTGCTCACAGGAAATGTCAGCTCTCTGGTGGTACAGTAGCTTCAAATGGAGTGAACAACTGGGTTTTATGCCCTTCTGGTTTGTCTTCTGAAGAGAAGGTTAGTGCAAGAGAATTTCTCTATTTCTAAATCACTTGGTTCTGTGTTAATAGAAATTATGGGAAGGACTTTGAGATATTCTCAAAGTTTGGTTGAGCTTCTTTGCTTAAATAATGACCTTTTCTTTTCTTTCTCTTTTGAGGACCTTGTTGTGGTACAAATACTAGATGACTTTCAGTGTCTAAATTTATATGCATGACAGAAACTTGAATATAATGATATTATAAGAGTCTTAATTGGTTGTGCTTAACTGCAAGGCTTGCATACACTTGAATAGATTGTTAAGCTCCTTGATTTCAGGCCTAGAAGTACTCGATCTGTCAGTCTAATTTGCATATAGTGTTTTCAATGCCATGTTTTAGCTCATAACCTAAAAATTTTCCTTGCTTTATTAGAAACCTAATTTAAGTTTCTTATTGGTCTGAATTATATAAGTTTTCTAAATGATGCAGATTCTTCTGATCAACTTTGCTGAGATGAACTGTGCAACTTTGTCAAAGAGCTGGACACCTGATGTTACCCATGTGATTGCTGCCCTTGATGGGGATGGTGCATATGTCCGGACGTTTAAAATTTTCATGGCGATTTTGGCAGGAAAATGGATTGTGACAATCGACTGTAAGTGATGCATAGATATTCTACCTTGTTGCTTCAGTACATTTTTCTGTGGACTATTGTTTTGATTAAATTACTTGTGAATTTGTTTGAGCTGGATACCGACAGGATTTATGTGTAATTCTTTGCTCCTTAGTTTAGTATAGAGACTTTATATGTTGGCAAACCTTATTAATGATTCTTCCAATTAAGGTATCTTCCCCTTAATTCTTGTCTTTGAGTACGCCTCTTAAATTAGTATGTGGATTCTAAGGGTGACTGTATTCTAGCCTTTTCTTGCTTATTTGTTGGAGAAATGCATGTATGGTACTACTATTCAGAGCTAAATTGTGCATATTGATGTACAATCCTCAGGATTACGAAACAAATACGCATGCATTCTGGTAAAACAATTTTACTTTAGAAAGTAAAATCTCCTTAATTTGCAGAATTCTTGTCATGCATTTCTTCTCACGGCAATCTTAATATTCTCTTTTTAGCAAGTAACCTGGCTTCTTTTTATCCTTGGTGTTTAATTACACTGCAAATGGGTGCAGGGGTAAAAGCATGCATGGAAACCAAGCATCATGTGGATGAAGAACCTTATGAAGTTAATCTTGATAACTATGGGTGTCGCAGTGGCGCGAAAGCTGGCAGGCTTAGGGCACTAAGCAATGTAAGTTCCCCTAATGAATACCTTGTTCATCTGCAAATAGGAACTCATATAACTATGGGCATTAACCGATTTAACTTCCCTCTAATTGGATCATTTTCCTTTGCAGGATCTGAAGCTCTTCAATGGTTTGAATTTCTATTTTGCTGGTGATTTTATACTGGAGAGGATGGAAGACTACAAAGAATTGGTCCTAGCTGCAGGAGGTACTGTTTTCAACAGTAAGGAAGAACTGCTGGAAGCAAGTTGTCATGAAACGGGTGCTGCTAGGACACTGGTTGTGTACAACCTTGATCCCCCACCAGGATGCAAGTTGGGGGAAGAAGTTTCAATACTTTGGCAAAGGTCTAATGAGGCACAAGATATAGCTGCAAAAATCGGAGGCGAGTACGTCTTTCACACATGGTTGTTGGAGTCAATTGCGAGATATGAGTTGCAGCCAATTGTCTGTTGACAAAATGCCATGCAGTCACTGTTTGTTTTCTGAAGTACAGAACAACCATCCAGTAAAGATAGGTTGAAGATGGTAATCTGTATCCTTTTGTATGCTTCATTAGATCCATACTACCTGTGATGTCATATTTTGTATCATCACTCGTTTTGTTGTAATTGTAGTCGATAAATTTCAATTCTATTGAGCATCTTTGACAGTTCTATATTGTTCATAGTTCTGTATATTCTGAAATTCACTTCCAAGGTCTCAAATTCATACTAAAATATTACTGATAGAAATGCGAATATACAATACAGTGATAGACTGAGCGAAACCTAATTCATTCTACATTATGAATTCCTTAGCGTCTCAGTACCTTTGGAGCTTAAAGTAGCATACAGGGGAAGCAGTTATCAGCTTATAAGCAAAGGCGAAGTTTTTGACTGTACTGTGCCATCCAGAGCTGAAATGCTTTTGTTTGGCAAAGTTTCCATGGCAAATTCTCCCTCGGACCGCCTTAAATCTGCATTGTAAACATAGTACTTCGCAACCACGAGAAAGAAGAGGAAGTTGAGAAAGGTCAAGACAGCCAAAAACAGATAATAGTAATCGAAATGAGAGGTGTTTAGGTTATCCAAAATCCAACCCTTGGGTGTATGTTTCTTGGTGAAGTTGGAAACTGTTGATAGAATAAAACTACTGAGGAAGCTCCCAATTCCCAAGCTAGTAGTGAAATATGAGGTCCCCAAGCTTTTCATGCCCTCTGGTGCTTGATCATAGAAGAATTCAATCTTGGCTGTTTCCACAAAGGAATCAGCTATACCCATCAAAGCAAACTGAGGTAAGAGAATGAAAATTGTGAGTGGAACTATGTCCTTTTTGCCAAAGAGGTGTTTTTCTTGTATAACACTCAACCTCTTCCTTTCAGCCAAGCAAGCCGTGATCATGGTAATGGTGTGCAAAACAAGACCAATGCCCAGTCTCTGCAGCAGTGTGATCCCTCTTGGGTTTTTGGTGTATTTCCGGACTGCTGGAACGAAGTAGCGGTCATAGAGCACAAGGCTTATCAGCATGAAGATTGTTACAAATGCTGAGAGACATGCCGGAGGGATTTCAAAATCAGGACCCATCTTTCTGTTTAGTGTTGTGCCTTGCTTGACAAAAAGAGTTCCTATTTGAGCTAACATGGTGCTTGGTATGAATGATGCAATAAGAACCGGAACCATTTTGACCATTTGCTTGGTTTGTTCAACTTGTGTCACTGGGCATAGCATCCATGGTAAGGTTGGTCCACTCTTTACTGCTGCTTTGTCTAGGAATCTGCAAGCAATGCAGAGTTAGTTGTGATTTTAGAATGCTACAAAACAGTGAAACATTTGATCGATCCACAATTCGACATTCAGATAGACTACATTGTCAGTCACATCTCTACTATAGGTCTATAGGTGAAATTTACATCTACGGTTTAGGGTTTTACCTTAAGGAAGAGGAGTGGTCAATTCTGTATTTACCAGGTTTTGAGTACTCTTCCAAGCTTAGCTCATGAAGCTCTTTTAGGTCATCTGGGACAGTTACCCTCCACTTCCTTATAGCAGCCACAAGCACATGAGCTATTCTGCTGAAAGGACTCTCTGATGGCAATTTGTGCCTATAAAACTTGGTGCCAAATAAGAAAACCATGACAGAGATTGCAAGACCAACTGTTGGAAGACCATAGCCAAGGGTCCAGCCAACTCTGTCTTGTATGTAAACCAAGAATGTGTTTGAGAAAAGGGTGCCAAAGAATATGCTGAACATCCACCAGTTGAAGAAGGAGAG
The window above is part of the Fragaria vesca subsp. vesca linkage group LG2, FraVesHawaii_1.0, whole genome shotgun sequence genome. Proteins encoded here:
- the LOC101298177 gene encoding peptide transporter PTR3-A-like, which gives rise to MAKVEEKGSAYGRDDQTQDGTVDLKGRPVLRSNTGRWTACSFIVGYEVFERMAYYGIASNLVVYLTTKLHEGTVTSSNNVTNWVGTVWMAPLLGAYIADAHLGRYWTFVIASAIYLVGMSLLTLAVSLHALRPPSCGSGVKLEDCDKRASSFQVGIFYCALYIIAVGTGGTKPNISTMGADQFDDYEPKERIQKLSFFNWWMFSIFFGTLFSNTFLVYIQDRVGWTLGYGLPTVGLAISVMVFLFGTKFYRHKLPSESPFSRIAHVLVAAIRKWRVTVPDDLKELHELSLEEYSKPGKYRIDHSSSLRFLDKAAVKSGPTLPWMLCPVTQVEQTKQMVKMVPVLIASFIPSTMLAQIGTLFVKQGTTLNRKMGPDFEIPPACLSAFVTIFMLISLVLYDRYFVPAVRKYTKNPRGITLLQRLGIGLVLHTITMITACLAERKRLSVIQEKHLFGKKDIVPLTIFILLPQFALMGIADSFVETAKIEFFYDQAPEGMKSLGTSYFTTSLGIGSFLSSFILSTVSNFTKKHTPKGWILDNLNTSHFDYYYLFLAVLTFLNFLFFLVVAKYYVYNADLRRSEGEFAMETLPNKSISALDGTVQSKTSPLLIS